ACGCGCGAGAAATAACTGCGCGCGGCGCCATCGACGCGGACGGGAACCACGGTGGCGCCCGTCTTCGCCGCGACGAAGGCGGGGCCGTCGTAGACCTTCATCAGGCTGCCGGTGGTGGTGATGCGGCCCTCGGGGAAGATCACCACCGGCCGGCCGCTCTCGATCAGGCGGATGACCCGCTTCATCGCCATCGGATTGGCCGGATCGACGGCGAGGTGATCGACCAGGCGCAGCGCGAGGCGGAACCAGACATGCCGCGCGACGCCGGTGTGGACGACGAAGACGGGCGAGATCGGCAGGAAGAGGCCGAGCAGCAGCCCGTCGAGGAAGGATTCGTGGTTGGCGACGACCAGCAGGCGCGGATCGTCGAATTGGGTGATGTCGCCTTTCAGCCGGACGCGGCAGAGGCGTCCGAGCAGGAAGCGCAGCAGCGACTTGATGAGTGCGACGGCCATGGTTCCGATACCCGTGTGATGAGGACGGGCCGGATCATGCCGTTAAAATGACAACATGTCGAGACATTTCGACATGTTGTTTGCAAATGCTAGAGATGCGCATCGAGGTAGTCGCGCACGTTGTCGAAGGTCTCGGCGAGAAAGTCCTTGTTTACCCAGAAAAAAATTTCCTTGCCGATTTTCTCGGAGCTGAGCACGCCGGCTTCGCGCAGGATCTTGAGATGATGCGACACCGCGGGGCGCGACAGGGTCGATACCTCGGCGATCTGGCTGACGTTGAGTCGCTCGCCGCGCTCGAAGGTGAGCAGGATGCGCTGCCGGTGTTCGTCGCCGAGCGCGGTGAAGACGCGCGACATCTGCTGCCACGCCGCCGGAATCGCGCGGGAATAGTCTGGATTCATGTGCGCATGTTCGCGAGCGCGCGGGCTTCCTGTCAATCCTGCGGCACGAGTCTTATATAAGCTGGAAGACATGTGCCGGCCGTATGCGATGCTGTTCCGCGAAGTTTGACTTCCCTACGGTTAACCCCTAGTATTCGCGGGATTTTTGGCGGTCGCCAGCGCTTCGGATGTGCTGGTGTCAAACCCGATGCTTAATGCCGTTCTGTTGCAGTTGGGCGCAACCCTGCTCGCGATCGCGATCTCGGCCGTGCTGTTCGGCCTTCGTGGGGCGATCTCGGCCGCGTGCGCAGGGTTCGCGTGCGTGCTGCCGAGCTGGATGTTCGCCATGCGTCTGCGTGCCATCACGCGCAGGACGGGTACCGCAACGGTGACCGCCTTCGTCGCG
This DNA window, taken from Thauera sp. K11, encodes the following:
- a CDS encoding ATP synthase subunit I, whose product is MLNAVLLQLGATLLAIAISAVLFGLRGAISAACAGFACVLPSWMFAMRLRAITRRTGTATVTAFVAGEFFKIASIVGLLVLARALYPDLHWGALLIGLVLALKANLFAFLVKT
- a CDS encoding ArsR/SmtB family transcription factor — its product is MNPDYSRAIPAAWQQMSRVFTALGDEHRQRILLTFERGERLNVSQIAEVSTLSRPAVSHHLKILREAGVLSSEKIGKEIFFWVNKDFLAETFDNVRDYLDAHL